Genomic segment of Syntrophorhabdaceae bacterium:
CGTCCCTTATCTCGCGCCTTAAAAGCTTGCCCACCTTTGATTTGGGGAGCATATCCCTGAACTCTATATAACTGGGGACTTTGTATGCCGCAAGCTTGTCGCGGCACCATCTGAGAAGTTCGGCGCTGCCGATACCCTTGGCGTCCTCCTTCAGGACAACGATGGCCTTGATCCTTTCGCCGACCTTCGGGTCAGGGATACCGATAACGCAGGCGCCGATGACCGTGGGATGGTCCTGAAGGACTGCCTCCACTTCCGACGCGGAGACCCTGTACGCCTTGTGTTTGATGATATCCGCGGTCCTCTCAACGAACTCAAGTTCTCCGTCCTCGTTCATCTTCACGAAGTCGCCCATCCTGTAATAGGTCTCTCCGTCGATCTGGACATAAGAATAACTCGTCTCCTCAGGTTTATTCAGGTATTCCTTGATCGGGTATGGGGAGGTAACGCAAAGTTCGCCGAGTTCTCCGGGCGGGAGTTTTTCCAGCGTTTCCCGGTCCACAACGATTGATTTTCTCGTCTTGAGCGGTTTTCCTATAGTCGTCGCGGAAGGCTCTTTGGTCAACGGGCTGTAGGCAACATGGCCTATCTCTGTTGAGCCATAGACCTGGTACAGCGGCAC
This window contains:
- a CDS encoding fatty acid--CoA ligase family protein: YKARWMLGVPTLYRMILENDRLDQYNLSSMRYCYCGGDVLPVEVFKTWKEKYEVPLYQVYGSTEIGHVAYSPLTKEPSATTIGKPLKTRKSIVVDRETLEKLPPGELGELCVTSPYPIKEYLNKPEETSYSYVQIDGETYYRMGDFVKMNEDGELEFVERTADIIKHKAYRVSASEVEAVLQDHPTVIGACVIGIPDPKVGERIKAIVVLKEDAKGIGSAELLRWCRDKLAAYKVPSYIEFRDMLPKSKVGKLLRREIRDEEKRKMEKEKKKP